A single Lactuca sativa cultivar Salinas chromosome 8, Lsat_Salinas_v11, whole genome shotgun sequence DNA region contains:
- the LOC111896763 gene encoding metallothionein-like protein 1, with protein MSCCNGKCGCGSSCSCGSSCKGCGMYPDIETSTNATVIVDGVAPKKMYDDGSEGSFVAEGAQGCKCGGNCKCDPCNC; from the exons ATGTCTTGCTGCAATGGAAAGTGCGGATGTGGCTCAAGCTGCTCTTGCGGAAGCAGTTGCAAGGG ATGTGGGATGTATCCTGACATCGAGACCTCCACCAACGCCACCGTGATCGTCGACGGTGTTGCACCAAAGAAGAT GTATGATGATGGAAGTGAGGGAAGCTTTGTAGCTGAAGGTGCACAAGGATGCAAGTGTGGAGGAAACTGCAAGTGTGATCCTTGCAACTGTTAA